In Bernardetia sp., the genomic window CTTCTTCTACTTCTATCTTGTGCTTTCCAATAAAAACTTTAAAAAAATAAAGCTGCTGGGAAGGGCTTTGATAAATTTGAGGAGAAGATGTATTGAAATAATAAACACCAGTAGGCATAATTGAATAAGAAATTTAAAATGAACAATGCCAAATAATCCTAAACGGCGACTTGATACCTCGTTTACGGTTATAACAAAAAAAGCTCATAAACTGATTTATGAGCTTTTTTTATTAAAAATCTAAAAGGACAAATTATGCGTTTACGTTCATATTATCAAACGTATCCATTACTTCTTTTACGTGCTGACGAGAAGTCTCTAAAAGAGCCTTTTCATCATCATTTAGGTCAAGTTCAATGATTTTTTCGACACCGTTTTTACCTAAAATAACAGGAACGCCCAAGTAACAATCTTTGATGCCGTACTCACCTTCTAATTTCACACAAACAGGGAATACTCTACGCTGATTCTTAACAATAGCCTCTACCATTTGAGCAGCAGCAGCACCTGGAGCATACCAAGCTGAAGTACCCATAAGTTTTACGAGTTCTCCACCACCTTTTTTAGTGCGCTCTACGATAGCATCTAGCTTATCTGCATCAATCATTTCAGTAACTGGAATACCAGCAACTGTTGTATAACGAGGAAGTGGAACCATTGTATCTCCGTGTCCACCCATCAAGATAGCTTGAATTTCTTTTGGAGAAACATCTAAAGCCTCTGCCAAAAATGCACGGTAACGAGCTGTATCTAATATACCAGCCATTCCCATCACTTGACGACGGTCTTTTTTAGATTCTAGGTGTGCTGCATACGTCATTACGTCCAAAGGATTTGAAACAATAATGATAATAGCATTTGGAGAGTGTTCAATTACTTTTGAAGTAACTTCGTTTACGATTTTTGCATTGGTTGCAATCAAATCATCACGAGTCATACCTGGTTTACGAGGCAAACCAGAAGTAATAACTACTACGTCTGAGTCTTTTGTAC contains:
- the mdh gene encoding malate dehydrogenase — encoded protein: MTKVTVVGAGNVGATCADVLATREICQEVVLVDIKEGFAEGKALDIWQKAPINVYDTRTVGVTGDYARTKDSDVVVITSGLPRKPGMTRDDLIATNAKIVNEVTSKVIEHSPNAIIIIVSNPLDVMTYAAHLESKKDRRQVMGMAGILDTARYRAFLAEALDVSPKEIQAILMGGHGDTMVPLPRYTTVAGIPVTEMIDADKLDAIVERTKKGGGELVKLMGTSAWYAPGAAAAQMVEAIVKNQRRVFPVCVKLEGEYGIKDCYLGVPVILGKNGVEKIIELDLNDDEKALLETSRQHVKEVMDTFDNMNVNA